TCGACGTGCGCCCCGAGTACCTGAACTCCGGCTACGACGAGGTCAAGGCGAAGTACGGCACCTTCGACCGCTACCTGAAGGACGGGCTCGGCATCGACGCCCGCGAGCTGAAGCAGCTCAGGAAGGACCTCCTCGTCGGCTGATCCGGCCACGACGAGGGCCCGGCCGCAGTCGCTCCCGGCCGGGCCGTTCCCGTACGCCTGCTAGTCCAGTACGGGCAGCAGCTCCGGCAGGTGCCCGTCCGAGGCGCGCGCCGCCTGCTGCCGCTCCTGCGACACCTCCCCGTACAGCGTCGTACGGGCCTTCGCGGGCCGCCCGGCGGCCTCCGCGACGGCGATCAGGTCGCGTACCGACTTGTACGAGCCGTAACTCGATCCCGCCATCCGGGAGATGGTCTCCTCCATCAGCGTGCCGCCGAGGTCGTTGGCCCCCGACCGCAGCATCTCGGCCGCGCCTTCGGCCCCCAGCTTCACCCAGCTCGTCTGGATGTTGGTGATGTGCGGGTGCAGCAGGATCCGTGCCATCGCCGTCACCGCACGGTTGTCGCGGACCGTCGGGCCGGGCCGGGCGATGCCCGCCAGGTACACGGGCGCGTTGGTGTGGATGAACGGCAGCGTCACGAACTCCGTGAAGCCGCCCGTCTGCTGCTGGATGCGGGCCAGCGTGCGGAAGTGCCCCAGCCAGTGCCGCGGCTGGTCCACGTGCCCGTACATCATGGTCGACGAGGACCGGATCCCCAGCTCGTGCGCCGTCGTGATGACGTCGATCCAGTCCGCCGTCGGCAGCTTGCCCTTGGTCAGCACCCAGCGGACCTCGTCGTCAAGGATCTCCGCCGCCGTGCCCGGGATGGAGTCCAGCCCGGCCTCCTTGGCGGCCGTCAGCCACTCCCGTACGGACATTCCCGTCCGCGTCGCGCCGTTGACGACCTCCATCGGCGAGAACGCGTGCACGTGCATCCCCGGCACCCGCTCCTTCACCGCGCGCGCGATGTCGAAGTACGCCGTCCCGGGCAGGTCCGGATGGATGCCGCCCTGCATGCACACCTCGACCGCGCCCACGTCCCAGGCCTGGGCGGCCCGGTCGGCGACCTGGTCCAGCGACAGCGTGTACGCGTCGGCGTCCGTACGGCGCTGCGCGAAGGCGCAGAAGCGGCAGCCGGTGTAGCAGACGTTCGTGAAGTTGATGTTCCGCGTGACGATGTACGTGACGTCGTCGCCCACCACCGACTTGCGCAGGTCGTCCGCGATCCGGCACAGCGCGTCCAGCGCCGGGCCGTCCGCGTGCAGCAGCGCCAGCGCCTGGGCGTCGGTCAGCTTCGTCGGATCGTCGGCGGCCTGCGCGAGCGCCGCCCGTACGTCGGTGTCGATGCGCTCGGGGACCATACCGGGGGCGGCCGCCTCGCGCAGCGCCTCCCAGTCCCCGTAGACGTGGTCGAAGTCCTCGCGCCGGTCCGAGGTCCGGCCCTCGGTGTCGATGCTGGCGTGCAGATCGGTGCGCCCGTACGAGCCGAACCCCTCCTCCGGCTCCTGCCAGGGACGGCCGACGACCTCGGCGTCCGGGTTCGCCAGCCCCGTCTGCGGATCGGCCAGTGCCCGTACGTGCGGCAGCAGCCGCGGGTCCAGCCACGGCTCGCCGCGCTGCACGAACTCCGGGTACACGCAGAGCCGCTCGCGCAGCGCGAAGCCGGCCGCCGCGGACTGCTCGGCCAGCACGTCGATCTGCGGCCAGGGGCGCTCGGGGTTCACGTGGTCGGGCGTCAGCGGCGAGACGCCGCCCCAGTCGTCGATGCCGGCGCCGATCAGCCGCGCGTACTCCCCGTCGACCAGGTTGGGCGGGGCCTGCAGGCAGCCGGAGGGGCCCATGATGTGCCGGGCCACGGCGACCGTGGCGACGAGGTCGTCCAGCTCGGCGTCGGGCATGCCGCGCATCGCCGTGTCCGGCTTGGCGCGGAAGTTCTGGATGATCAGCTCCTGCACGCCGTGGTACGAGCGCGAGACCCGGCGCAGCGCGAACAGCGACTCGGCGCGCTCCTCGTAGGTCTCGCCGATCCCGATGAGCAGCCCGGAGGTGAAGGGCACGGAGGACCGCCCGGCGTCCTCCAGCACCCGCAGCCGTACGGCCGGCTCCTTGTCGGGGGAGCCGAAGTGCGGCCCGCCGGGCTCGGACCACAGGCGCGTGGCCGTGGTCTCCAGCATCATGCCCATCGAGGGCGCGACCGGCTTGAGCCGCTGGAAGTCGGCCCACGACATCACGCCCGGATTCAGATGGGGCAGGAGCCCCGTCTCTTCCAGGATCAGGATCGAAATGGCCCGGACGTACGAGACGGTGTCGCTGTAGCCCTGTGCCTCGAGCCACTCGCGCGCCTCGGGCCAGCGGTCCTCGGGCTTGTCCCCGAGCGTGATGAGCGCTTCCTTGCAGCCCAGCGCGGCACCCCGGCGGGCGATGTCGAGCACCTCGTCCGGGGACATGTACATCCCGTGGCCGGCCCGGCGGAGCTTGCCGGGGACGGTGGCGAACGTGCAGTAGTGGCACTTGTCGCGGCACAGGCGGGTCAGTGGGATGAACACGCTCTTCGAGTACGTGATGACGCCGGGCCGCCCGGCGGCCGCGAGGCCGGCGTCGCGGACCCGGGCGGCGGAGGCGGCGAGGTCCTCCAGGTCCGCGCCGCGCGCCTGGAGGAGTACGGCCGCCTCGGTCGCGTCGAGCGCGACACCGTCGCGGGCTCGCTTGAGCGCGCGGCGCATCGCGTTTTCGGTCGGAGTCGTCATGCGGTGAGCATACGATCCGACGCCCCGGCCGCGAGGTGGCTCATCGCATCAGCTCACCGGCGTTGACCAGCAGGGACTGGCCGGTAATCGCCCGCGCCCGGTCGGAGGCGAGGAACACGGCCGCGTCGGCGACGTCCCCGTCCGTGGCGAGGTCGGGCAGCGCCATCCGCTCGGTCAGCCGGGCGTGCACCTCGGCTTCGGGGACGCCCTCGGTGTGCGCGCTGAAGGTCACGAAGGCCTGCACGGGCGGCCCCCACATCCACCCGGGCAGCACGGTGTTGACCCTGATCCGGTGCGGGCCGAGCTCGCGGGCCATGGAGTACATGGCCGAGGTCAGCGCCCCCTTGGAGGCGGCATACGCGGCCTGCTGCACCTCGTTGGGCGCAGCCACGGCGGACTGCGTGCCCACGATGACCACGGACCCGCCCGCCACCTTGAGCCCGTCCAGGCAGGCCCGGGTCATCCGCAGCGTGCCGAGCAGGTTGACGTCGATGATCTGCGACCACGTCCCGAAATCGGCGTCCTCGAGCCCGCCGAAATACGAATCCCAGGCGGCGACGTGCACCACGGCATCGATCCCGCCGAACCGTGACCGCGCCAGCTCGGCGAGGGCCGCGCACTGTCCCTCGTCCGTGATGTCCGTCGGCAGGTATGCCGTGTGGAGCCCGTCGGGGTCGATCTCGGCGGCGGACTTGGCGAGATTGGCCTCGGTCCGCGCCCCGAGCACCGCATTCCCCCCGTCCCGCACGACAGCCGCAGCCACCTGATGCCCCAGCCCGGCCCCGACGCCGGAGACGATGACGGTCTTCCCTTGCAGCAGCATGCGCGTGCCTCCCGGCGAAGGGTGTATCTGACGACCCGTCAGGCTAGAGGGTGCGGCCGCCGGAGGGAAGGGGCGTGTGCGACGCACCCCTCCCCATCTGACGCGACATCAGCTAGACCGTTCCCCATGACGACGGAAAACCGAAAGAGCCAGGACACCCACCCCGACACATACGCCGAACTGGCGGCCGTGGGCCCGTACGGCGTCCGGCCCGGCCATGCGCTGATCACCATGGTGGAGCCGCACCCGGGCCACGAGTATGCGTACAACCGCTGGTACGAGGACGACCACTACTACGCCGGCGCCATGGCCATGCCCTGGATGTACGCGGGCCGCCGCTGGGTCGCCACCCGTGAACTCCAGGAACTGCGCTATCCGGAGAAGTCGGCCGTCGCCCAGCCCGTCACCGCCGGGTGCTACATCTCCACGTACTGGGTCACCGAGGGGCGCTACGACGAGCACATGAAGTGGACCGTCGGCATCAACAAGCGGCTGAACCGGGACGGCCGCGTCTACCAGGACCGCACCCACGTCTTCACGTCCTTCCAGGACCACGAGGCCACCGTCTACCGCGACGGTGCCGCCGGCCCGCGGGACTTCCACGCCCTCGACCACCCGTACGCCGGCCTCGTCGTCCAGGTCGTCGACGCCGACGGGCCCGAACAGCGGGCGGAGCTGCTGGAGTGGCTGCGCTCGCGCGCCCTGCCGAAGCGGCTGCACGGCTCGCCGGCCGCGATGGTGACGGTCTTCCGGCCGACGCCACTGCCCGGCGACCGGATGACGTACGTCAAGCAGGTCGAGGGGGTCGACACCCGGCTGACGCTGCTGTGGTTCCTGGAGGCCGATCCGCGCACCTGCTGGGACCGGTTCCGGGGGCTGGACACCGAGGTCGCCGAGGCCGGGCTGGGGCGGGTGGAGCTGGTGGCGCCGTTCATCCCGACGGTGCCGGGGACGGACCGGTACGTGAACGAACTCCGCTAGCCGGAGACGAGCCGGGGCCGGAGCCGGGCGCTGAACCGTAAGTGGCCCCGGATCCGGGCCCGGACATGGCCGAGCCCCCTCGGCCGGGACGGCGGGCCAGTCGAGAGGGCTCCAGTCAGTGGTGCAGGTGATGCAGGCGGTTCCTGTAACGCAGTTGTTGCGCGTGGTGCAGAGAGAGGATCGGTGGGGTCGTACGCCGCGACGTTCAGGCGAGGCGCCCCAGCCGGCCCTCGGTGACCTCGGCCACGAACGAGGTCCAGGAACCCGGCGCGAAGGTGAGGGACGGACCGTCCTGCACCTTCGAGTCGCGCACCGCGATGGCCTCCATGACGGGGGACTTGACCTCGACGCAAGCGCCGTTTCCGCCGGAGTAGGAGGACTTGGTCCAGTTGTCCGTGGCGCCCTGACGAATAGCCATGTTTCTCTCCGGTTCAGCGAGTTGTGCCAGTGATGTGTCGGTCATTTCGGTTTCCCTGGCCGACGTGATCGACGCTACCGGCACCTTCCGACGGCTGAAGGGGTCATTCACCCGACCGAGTGGCATATTCCATTCAGGACTTCTGTGGCCGGGGAGCGACGGTGTACCGTACCGGCCCCCTCGCCACCTGCCCGCCCACGCGGTGTCCGCTGCCTCCGGTTTTACTTCCCCTTGCCCGCATACTCGCCGATGATCTCGGCGATGAACTGACGTGTCTGTTCCACATTGAGCGCCTGTGCGCGCAGGTGCTCGTACATCACGCTGTACTTCTGAACGTCGTTGGCCTTCTCCAGGTACAAATCGCTCGTCACGCCCTCGATGTAGACGACCGTCGAATCGGCGGCATCCGGGAATTCCAGGATGGCGTACTGGCCGTTCACGCCCGGATGGGCGCCCATCGAGAACGGCATCACCTGCACCGTGATGTACGGCTGCTCGGACTGCTCTATCAAGTACTCGAGCTGTCTGATCATCAGCTGGGGGTCGCCCACGTGCCGCCGCAGCGCGGCCTCGTCGATGACCGCCCACAGCCGCAGCGGCCCGACCTCCGGGTTGTTGTTGTCCGTCTCGGAGAGCCGTTTCTGCCGGTGCATCCGCACCTGGACGCGCTTCTCCACGTCGACCGGGGCCGTCTCGGGCAGCGCGCCGCGGATGAGGGCCTGGGCGTACTCCGGGGTCTGGAGCAGGCCGGGCACCATCTGGGGTTCGTAGGTGCGCAGGCTCGCGGCATCGGTCTCGAGGCCGATGTAGACGCTGTACGGGATGTCGCCGAAGGCGTGCCACCAGCCCTGCTGGCGGGAATCCTTGGCCATCTGCATGAGGGAGTCGACGAGCCGGCGGTCCTCGACCTCGTACACGTCGCACAGGTCGCGGACGTCGCGCTGGCTGATGGAACGGCGGCCGTTCTCCAGCCTGCTGATCTTCGACTGGGAGACGAGCAGGCGCTCGGCGACCTGCTCGGCCGTCATGCCCTTGTCTTCGCGGAGCTTGCGCAACTCCATGCCCAGTCGGCGGCGTCGGACGGTGGGATTGACATTGGACGCCACTTGAACGGCACCTCCGCCTTCTTCTGGTTCTGTCTCTCTGCGTGTCTGATGGTGAGCAGACTGCCACCGAAGGGCGGGGCGGCGCCGGAGAACGGCCCGGAAACGCAGACGCGCGGGACGGCGGGGCCGGCGGACCGGCCTCGCCATCCCGCGCGCTGGCGGCTCCCGAACCGGGTCATCGGGGACGCCGGTTGCGGCGATGGCGGTTCGGTGGAGCGGTGAATCCGTGGTGCCGTGAATCCGTGAATCGGTGAAGCCGTGAACCGGTGAAGCCGTGGATCAGTGCGCGGCCGCGCGGGCCATCGCGCCCGTCCGGCGTGCCTGCAGCGGAACGCCGTTCGCCGTGGCCCGGGCGGGCGGCGGCGGCGCCGGTGCGCGGTCACGGCGCGGCTGCGCAGCCGCGCCGTTCTGGACGTCCATGACGGCATGCGCCACGAGTCCGCCCATCGGGTCGTGCCGGATCAGGTCCCGCAGCCGGGACCTGGACGACCGCCCCTCGTTGCCGGGGTACAGGTGCTTGCCGAGTCCGACCGCGTGGGCCAGTGCGGCGAGCGCCGCGGTCCGCGGGTCCGGCGGTACACCGGTGCGGATCGCACTGTCGAGCCGGGCGCGGATCTCCCGGCTGATCGCCGTGTCGGTCGCCTGGTAGCGAGTCGTCGGCAGCACTCCGCACATCTGTCCCGCGACGGCATGCACCATGCCGCAACGCTCCAGATGAGCGAGGTAAATCTGGCGGAGCCCCAACCGGGGTCCGCCGATCCAGTGGACGGCCCGTACCGGGCTGCCGCGCCTGCGCAGCAGTTCCAGTGCGGAGTCCAGAGTCGGATCTCCTGTCGGCCGTGGCATCACCACGGCGATACGATCCCCGTCAGGGGCTATCCGTCCTGCCAGAGCCAGCTCTACTAGCTGTGCCCCGGCCAGGCCGAGGTCGAGCGACTGCGGCTGCGCCGTGGTACCCGTGGTCGGGTCCAAAGCGAGCAGCAGAAGCTCCTCCGGAATTGTTCTGCGGCTCCTGCCCATCCATGCCTCCCCGCGTGGATGAGTGACAGGGTGACGCCTCTCACATTCATCTGTCGAGAGCGCCTGGTCGCTTTGTGGGGGAACCCGCAGCTATGTCGTTCTCGTCTAGCACGGGGGCGATGCCCCCTAGACGGGACACTGTTAGACATTCGGACAGCCGGACGTGGTGGCGATCGAGGAGGAACTGGTGGCGGGCGAGTCCCCCGACAAGTCGGTTGATGAAGGAGCGTCGGGGGCGGCGATGTCCTCCGCGGAGCGTGACCCGAGGTTGTCTGTGTTCCGGCCGCGGGAACCCGAGTCCGGGACCGCCTCTGCCCCTGGTTCGGGCTCCGGCTCGGGCTCGGGCTCCGGCTCGGGCTCCGGCTCGGGCGAAGGCAAGAGCCGCGATCCGCTGCGCGAGGCGGTGGCGGCGTGGGTGGCGACGACCGACGCGGAAGCCGATGGCTCCGCCGCGGAGCCGGAGCCGGGCGCCGGGTCCTCCGGACGGGTGGACTCCGAGCCCGCGGCCGACAGCGGGCGCACCGCGGTCTCCCGCACGCCGAAGCGGGACGCAGCCGCGGATGACGCCGACGCCGGCTCCGCTCCCGACGCCGATTCCGCTTCTGGCTCGGATCCCGCTTCTGCGGACGAGCCGTCGGACGCCGAGAAGCCGCGCTCGGGGTCGG
The Streptomyces sp. NBC_01296 DNA segment above includes these coding regions:
- a CDS encoding bifunctional FO biosynthesis protein CofGH produces the protein MTTPTENAMRRALKRARDGVALDATEAAVLLQARGADLEDLAASAARVRDAGLAAAGRPGVITYSKSVFIPLTRLCRDKCHYCTFATVPGKLRRAGHGMYMSPDEVLDIARRGAALGCKEALITLGDKPEDRWPEAREWLEAQGYSDTVSYVRAISILILEETGLLPHLNPGVMSWADFQRLKPVAPSMGMMLETTATRLWSEPGGPHFGSPDKEPAVRLRVLEDAGRSSVPFTSGLLIGIGETYEERAESLFALRRVSRSYHGVQELIIQNFRAKPDTAMRGMPDAELDDLVATVAVARHIMGPSGCLQAPPNLVDGEYARLIGAGIDDWGGVSPLTPDHVNPERPWPQIDVLAEQSAAAGFALRERLCVYPEFVQRGEPWLDPRLLPHVRALADPQTGLANPDAEVVGRPWQEPEEGFGSYGRTDLHASIDTEGRTSDRREDFDHVYGDWEALREAAAPGMVPERIDTDVRAALAQAADDPTKLTDAQALALLHADGPALDALCRIADDLRKSVVGDDVTYIVTRNINFTNVCYTGCRFCAFAQRRTDADAYTLSLDQVADRAAQAWDVGAVEVCMQGGIHPDLPGTAYFDIARAVKERVPGMHVHAFSPMEVVNGATRTGMSVREWLTAAKEAGLDSIPGTAAEILDDEVRWVLTKGKLPTADWIDVITTAHELGIRSSSTMMYGHVDQPRHWLGHFRTLARIQQQTGGFTEFVTLPFIHTNAPVYLAGIARPGPTVRDNRAVTAMARILLHPHITNIQTSWVKLGAEGAAEMLRSGANDLGGTLMEETISRMAGSSYGSYKSVRDLIAVAEAAGRPAKARTTLYGEVSQERQQAARASDGHLPELLPVLD
- a CDS encoding SDR family oxidoreductase → MLLQGKTVIVSGVGAGLGHQVAAAVVRDGGNAVLGARTEANLAKSAAEIDPDGLHTAYLPTDITDEGQCAALAELARSRFGGIDAVVHVAAWDSYFGGLEDADFGTWSQIIDVNLLGTLRMTRACLDGLKVAGGSVVIVGTQSAVAAPNEVQQAAYAASKGALTSAMYSMARELGPHRIRVNTVLPGWMWGPPVQAFVTFSAHTEGVPEAEVHARLTERMALPDLATDGDVADAAVFLASDRARAITGQSLLVNAGELMR
- a CDS encoding DUF397 domain-containing protein, which produces MAIRQGATDNWTKSSYSGGNGACVEVKSPVMEAIAVRDSKVQDGPSLTFAPGSWTSFVAEVTEGRLGRLA
- a CDS encoding helix-turn-helix domain-containing protein; amino-acid sequence: MASNVNPTVRRRRLGMELRKLREDKGMTAEQVAERLLVSQSKISRLENGRRSISQRDVRDLCDVYEVEDRRLVDSLMQMAKDSRQQGWWHAFGDIPYSVYIGLETDAASLRTYEPQMVPGLLQTPEYAQALIRGALPETAPVDVEKRVQVRMHRQKRLSETDNNNPEVGPLRLWAVIDEAALRRHVGDPQLMIRQLEYLIEQSEQPYITVQVMPFSMGAHPGVNGQYAILEFPDAADSTVVYIEGVTSDLYLEKANDVQKYSVMYEHLRAQALNVEQTRQFIAEIIGEYAGKGK
- a CDS encoding GOLPH3/VPS74 family protein, encoding MGRSRRTIPEELLLLALDPTTGTTAQPQSLDLGLAGAQLVELALAGRIAPDGDRIAVVMPRPTGDPTLDSALELLRRRGSPVRAVHWIGGPRLGLRQIYLAHLERCGMVHAVAGQMCGVLPTTRYQATDTAISREIRARLDSAIRTGVPPDPRTAALAALAHAVGLGKHLYPGNEGRSSRSRLRDLIRHDPMGGLVAHAVMDVQNGAAAQPRRDRAPAPPPPARATANGVPLQARRTGAMARAAAH